From one Mytilus edulis chromosome 1, xbMytEdul2.2, whole genome shotgun sequence genomic stretch:
- the LOC139492013 gene encoding cadherin EGF LAG seven-pass G-type receptor 2-like codes for MVFYSGKIPTFSALPDITKFNDEVLVGDIVTTVTATDNDPEDANVLQITFDGGSTYFEYLNSTNEIRVISVPPVGVHNPSLTVTDPCDKSSSSTQKITIVNRLPVINNLPSTVSILEDTPDDTLIFTINATDTVTFPVTCDKKGGAGIPFYVSDIPPTDNGVFMDPGVTLNYDNNPSYTITVRCSDDDDNVEGILTINIIPNQAPVINSLPDSVSFLEDDNTNTLLHRINVTDFEGDLVTCSLNPTSTIFDVSLIPPSTVEYGIFLTGGTTLDYDIKDSYSLSAKCEDQRRSDTELFTVNLIRNTPPVINSLPYTESISEDLMTYTLIHTLNVTDVNIADIITCTLNSQNTLFELTKISPALEDYGVFLKGGTVLNYDITPSYSLDIECGDHRRKVADVLTVDLIRNEPPTIINLPMSCEIPENIETESLLYTVSITDPTNDSVTCTLVTASSIYFLQSGSTQFETEIYVRGNQDFVYDTQKQYTLDLVCEDLRRSDSSYFYVYLLRNMPPSFTNLQAKTTVSAQAVVAGQVIYTVTSVDPEKDQVQYTMTSSSATPPFTINQNTGAISLSRSIKNELEIGYELFISVSDGRNTVASRTLSVRIIDINHPPKFLNPIQTEVVLEGISIGSSIFQPSITDEDLSDVHTFLVSYSPPEGAVYFGVDTSSGLITSLVEIDYETIPYKTFLLTITGSDSLMVDSTNITLNIQNVNEPPKFTKKNYAFSATENSGGTVLQNPYYQFTEEDGDSVKFSIDCGTETGLLDIDSSTGFLSYSIDYDLDVVGTASQLICQVYITDNEYTDTAFLNITILDENDNAPVFQQNEYTFFVTSISSVGTDIGNVEATDKDIGVYGNIIYHLAQEDINSGLFSVSVDGFISSKQSLENIIPGTIFNLTVYAVDSGGNEHTTLVYIVIPDTEIATNNYRDIIYYKTFFSFSPNMAWFVPLMMVLVITACVVLHTIYKGYCTCSKTEKKQKKKHQKYRKRKTAIEM; via the exons ATGGTTTTCTATTCAGGCAAAATACCAACATTTTCTGCTTTACCTGACATTACAAAGTTTAATGATGAGGTATTAGTAGGTGACATTGTAACCACAGTAACAGCAACCGACAATGACCCTGAAGATGCTAATGTGTTGCAGATTACATTTGACGGCGGTTCAACTTATTTCGAATACTTGAATTCCACAA ATGAAATAAGAGTTATAAGTGTACCCCCTGTTGGAGTACATAACCCAAGCTTGACAGTAACAGATCCATGCGACAAGTCTTCCAGTAGTACACAGAAGATAACCATAGTCAACAgg cTTCCTGTAATTAACAACCTTCCAAGTACTGTATCAATATTAGAGGATACACCAGATGATACTCTTATATTTACCATTAATGCAACAGACACCGTTACTTTCCCGGTAACATGCGACAAGAAAGGCGGAGCTGGTATTCCATTTTATGTTTCTGACATACCACCAACAG ATAATGGCGTGTTTATGGACCCTGGTGTGACCTTGAATTATGATAATAACCCTTCCTACACAATAACTGTAAGATGTAGTGATGACGATGACAACGTAGAAGGCATATTGACAATCAATATTATACCCAATCAG GCACCTGTTATTAACAGCTTGCCGGATTCTGTCAGTTTCCTTGAAGACGACAATACTAACACCTTACTACATAGAATCAATGTTACAGACTTTGAAGGAGATTTAGTTACATGTTCTCTGAACCCTACCAGTACTATATTTGATGTTTCACTCATACCTCCTTCGACCGTTG aATATGGAATATTCCTGACAGGAGGGACAACTCTTGATTACGATATTAAAGACTCCTACTCCTTGTCAGCAAAGTGTGAGGACCAAAGACGAAGTGATACTGAAttatttactgttaatttgatACGTAATAcg CCCCCAGTAATAAACAGCTTGCCATATACAGAAAGTATATCAGAAGATCTGATGACATATACATTGATACACACTTTGAATGTTACCGATGTCAATATTGCTGATATCATCACCTGCACGTTAAATTCACAAAATACGTTATttgaattaacaaaaatatctCCGGCATTAG AGGATTATGGTGTCTTTTTGAAAGGCGGAACAGTTCTTAATTACGATATTACACCGTCGTATTCCCTTGACATCGAGTGTGGTGATCATAGAAGAAAAGTCGCTGATGTCCTCACAGTTGATCTCATTCGTAATGAG CCACCAACCATTATTAACTTACCAATGAGTTGCGAGATACCAGAGAATATTGAAACAGAGAGTCTCTTGTATACAGTATCAATTACCGACCCTACCAACGATTCAGTTACATGTACCCTAGTAACAGCGAgctctatatattttttacagtCTGGATCAACTCAGTTTG AAACAGAAATCTATGTAAGAGGAAACCAAGACTTTGTGTACGACACCCAAAAGCAATATACTCTCGACTTAGTGTGTGAAGACTTGAGACGAAGTGATTCGTCATATTTTTACGTATACCTTCTTCGTAATATGCCTCCATCATTCACTAATCTTCAAG CTAAAACCACTGTATCGGCACAGGCAGTAGTGGCTGGTCAGGTTATTTATACCGTAACAAGTGTAGATCCAGAGAAGGACCAAGTACAGTATACAATGACATCAAGCAGTGCAACACCACCATTTACAATCAATCAGAATA CTGGTGCTATTTCATTGAGTCGCTCAATCAAGAATGAGTTAGAAATCGGATATGAATTATTTATCAGCGTATCAGATGGTAGAAACACTGTTGCTTCACGAACATTATCTGTTCGAATTATAG ACATCAACCATCCACCAAAATTCTTAAATCCAATACAAACGGAAGTTGTATTAGAAGGAATAAGTATCGGATCGTCTATATTTCAACCATCAATTACTGATGAAGATTTGTCAGACGTTCATACGTTTTTAGTTTCGTATTCCCCGCCAGAAGGTGCTGTCTACTTTGGAGTAGACACGTCAA GCGGACTAATAACTTCCTTAgtagagattgattacgagacTATTCCCTACAAAACCTTTCTGTTGACAATTACTGGGTCAGATTCCCTAATGGTGGACAGCACAAATATAACgctaaatatacagaatgtcaaCGAACCACCGAAATTCACCAAAAAGAACTATGCATTCTCGGCGACAGAAAACAGT GGTGGAACTGTTCTTCAGAACCCATACTACCAGTTCACAGAAGAAGATGGAGACTCGGTCAAGTTTTCAATTGACTGCGGAACAGAAACGGGTCTACTAGACATCGATTCATCTACGGGCTTTCTGTCATATTCCATTGATTATGACTTAGATGTAGTTGGTACAGCTTCTCAGTTAATCTGCCAGGTTTATATCACAGACAACGAGTACACTGATACTGCTTTTCTAAACATTACAATACTTGATGAAAATGACAATGCACCAGTTTTTCAGCAAAATGAATATACTTTTTTTGTGACAAGCATTTCGTCCGTTGGAACTGACATTGGGAATGTTGAGGCAACTGATAAAGACATTGGAGTCTACG GGAACATAATTTATCATCTAGCACAGGAAGATATCAACAGTGGTTTATTTAGCGTGTCTGTTGATGGTTTCATTAGTAGCAAGCAATCTCTCGAAAATATTATACCAGGAACCATTTTTAACCTTACAGTGTATGCAGTGGATAGTGGGGGTAATGAACACACTACATTGGTTTATATTGTGATACCTGATACAGAGATCGCAACAAATAACTATCGAGATATCATATATTACAAGACTTTCTTCAGCTTCTCTCCTAACATGGCATGGTTTGTTCCATTGATGATGGTTCTGGTGATAACAGCTTGTGTAGTATTACACACTATATATAAGGGATATTGCACATGCTCTAAGACAGAAAA GAAACAGAAGAAGAAGCATCAAAAATATCGGAAAAGGAAAACAGCTATCGAAATGTGA